The Candidatus Poribacteria bacterium genome has a segment encoding these proteins:
- the pilM gene encoding pilus assembly protein PilM has product MRYLAVDIGTNAVKSLLVEVSDRQTGVIKHAHVTLDRSSSSRIEDRMIVEAVRSAVKGMKGKVIIASIPRSMVVVRDVANLPRARDEANLRSAVEMQVAPDMPFPMEKAIGDIQNVVESEGRLSLQFVAARRDDVERYMSILEEADVKPDMLIPSAFATALAAGKAVDEEISQSPVLFLDIGAGRTDMGIILAGRLAFSRSFPVGGDMLTASIARRLGVEFREAERIKHQEAYLPSSDLSLPGEREESESTEGEIDERRGVVADTTGKWASRLALEVERSIQAFLSGMIGETRISPSKLLLCGGGARLRGLEGYLRERLNIDVVRWNPMGAIPGGEKVAEADGDLFALPVGLARMAIDGVKLASLIPPEERERKERREFLTKAISYAAAVVLGIALLGTGLTLWDNHIEGMLADINSQLLKTQKTSQQSRSMLLKNLAMLDLMKPKVSPLDVLRELSLMFPDRTKIAFTNLQIDKNGKVTISVEASSHDAISEAIRKIDRSLLFEDVKQGQIASVEKNKRPILQVQISFKISPKANEIIAGSSGAGESQVAEAGR; this is encoded by the coding sequence ATGAGATACCTAGCCGTAGACATAGGAACGAATGCCGTTAAAAGCCTCCTCGTGGAGGTATCGGATAGGCAAACCGGCGTGATAAAGCACGCTCATGTCACCCTGGATAGATCCTCCTCGTCGAGGATTGAGGACAGGATGATAGTTGAAGCGGTGAGGAGCGCTGTCAAGGGGATGAAAGGAAAGGTGATAATCGCCTCGATCCCCCGTTCGATGGTGGTGGTGAGGGACGTGGCGAATCTGCCTCGGGCGAGAGATGAGGCGAACCTCAGAAGCGCCGTGGAGATGCAGGTTGCCCCCGATATGCCCTTCCCCATGGAGAAGGCAATAGGGGATATACAGAACGTCGTGGAGAGCGAGGGCAGGCTATCCCTGCAGTTCGTCGCCGCCCGAAGGGATGATGTGGAAAGATACATGTCCATACTGGAGGAGGCTGACGTCAAGCCGGATATGCTCATCCCCTCGGCCTTCGCCACAGCCCTAGCCGCGGGTAAGGCGGTCGATGAGGAGATAAGCCAATCCCCCGTGCTCTTCCTGGATATCGGCGCCGGCAGAACCGATATGGGCATCATCCTCGCCGGAAGACTGGCCTTCTCCAGGAGCTTCCCCGTCGGCGGAGATATGCTGACCGCTTCGATCGCCAGGAGACTCGGCGTGGAGTTCAGGGAAGCCGAGAGGATAAAACATCAGGAGGCCTATTTGCCCTCCTCCGATCTGAGCCTTCCAGGCGAGAGGGAGGAATCGGAATCCACGGAAGGTGAGATAGACGAAAGACGCGGTGTGGTGGCCGATACGACCGGGAAATGGGCCTCGAGGCTGGCCCTGGAGGTCGAAAGGTCGATCCAAGCTTTTCTGAGCGGGATGATCGGCGAGACGAGGATCAGTCCTTCTAAACTTCTCCTCTGTGGCGGCGGGGCTAGGCTACGCGGGCTGGAGGGATACCTGCGCGAGCGGCTCAACATAGATGTGGTGAGGTGGAACCCGATGGGGGCGATTCCCGGCGGCGAGAAGGTGGCGGAGGCGGATGGAGATCTCTTCGCGCTTCCCGTTGGCCTCGCGAGGATGGCCATCGACGGCGTTAAGCTCGCAAGCCTCATCCCACCCGAGGAAAGGGAGAGAAAGGAGAGAAGGGAGTTTCTCACAAAGGCGATATCATATGCCGCAGCGGTTGTGCTGGGGATAGCCCTGCTGGGAACCGGCCTCACCCTCTGGGATAACCACATCGAGGGGATGCTCGCTGATATTAACTCCCAACTCCTGAAAACGCAGAAGACCAGCCAGCAGTCGAGGTCCATGCTCCTTAAAAACCTCGCTATGCTTGATTTGATGAAGCCAAAGGTTTCCCCGCTGGATGTGCTGAGGGAGTTAAGCCTGATGTTCCCGGATAGGACGAAGATCGCCTTCACCAACCTGCAGATCGATAAGAACGGCAAGGTGACGATCAGCGTGGAGGCCTCCTCGCACGATGCTATAAGCGAGGCGATACGGAAGATCGATAGATCGCTTCTCTTCGAGGATGTCAAGCAGGGTCAGATCGCCTCGGTGGAGAAGAACAAGAGGCCGATACTTCAGGTCCAGATAAGTTTCAAAATCTCTCCTAAGGCAAACGAAATCATCGCCGGCTCCTCCGGTGCCGGTGAAAGCCAAGTGGCAGAGGCTGGAAGGTGA
- a CDS encoding helix-hairpin-helix domain-containing protein, with product MRKLTTREKVGLGILGVAVVFSAFYLLIWPLISGWMEAYAELNDKRNRLEMAEKLAQMEGAMKLLEMRVQRELGVADQPIISDEMIKKISEKFSIGNEEGKKDINKATFLDLMKVEGLDSATANEIIRYRNMLGGFQSLDQLKELRSSVFEEGDEQAAIIGRVSQIAKESGIRKIDQLGVRPIVSTKPIPISQKTKLNLVKELYAAELELQMKSIENDRPIKSHLVFPLLPTQLPKELKLRVARKIMETGNPLTKEEYEGIISEYLAEIPSEEEQPLPMEEEIANALNELAGGVTSESSEEGSPQNKPQMERVNSQEALKLLMQYNQEVKAKRNDLLALITGIPASYKPRVYYVDMTFKTKLESLVKFILSLQQSSKWLEPRGLRIGVADEKQGILGVRLTIIANAL from the coding sequence ATGCGGAAGCTAACCACAAGGGAGAAGGTAGGACTTGGGATATTAGGAGTGGCCGTCGTCTTTTCGGCTTTCTATCTCCTCATATGGCCCCTTATCTCAGGCTGGATGGAGGCATATGCTGAGCTGAACGATAAGCGGAACCGGCTTGAAATGGCTGAGAAACTGGCGCAGATGGAAGGGGCGATGAAACTGCTGGAGATGAGGGTGCAAAGGGAATTGGGTGTGGCAGATCAGCCGATCATATCGGATGAGATGATAAAGAAGATCTCAGAGAAGTTCTCCATCGGGAATGAGGAGGGGAAGAAGGATATAAACAAAGCCACCTTCCTCGACCTGATGAAGGTGGAAGGACTCGATTCGGCAACGGCGAACGAGATAATAAGATACAGAAATATGTTAGGCGGTTTTCAAAGTCTGGATCAGCTTAAAGAGCTACGCTCCTCCGTCTTCGAGGAGGGGGATGAGCAGGCGGCGATAATAGGTAGGGTTTCCCAGATCGCTAAGGAATCGGGCATAAGGAAGATCGACCAGTTGGGCGTCAGACCGATCGTTTCAACCAAACCGATTCCCATCTCCCAGAAGACAAAGCTCAATCTCGTCAAAGAGCTATACGCCGCTGAACTTGAGCTACAGATGAAATCGATCGAAAACGACCGCCCGATTAAATCCCACCTCGTTTTCCCACTTCTGCCAACTCAACTTCCAAAGGAGTTGAAACTACGGGTGGCGCGGAAAATTATGGAAACCGGCAACCCGCTTACCAAGGAGGAATACGAAGGGATCATATCCGAATATCTGGCTGAGATACCATCTGAGGAGGAGCAACCTCTGCCCATGGAGGAGGAGATAGCCAACGCCCTGAACGAACTGGCAGGTGGTGTGACGTCGGAAAGCAGTGAGGAGGGATCACCTCAAAATAAACCCCAAATGGAAAGGGTGAACTCACAGGAAGCCCTGAAACTTCTCATGCAATACAACCAGGAGGTTAAGGCGAAGAGAAACGATCTTTTAGCGCTGATAACCGGTATTCCCGCCTCGTATAAACCTCGAGTCTACTACGTGGATATGACTTTCAAAACGAAATTGGAAAGCCTTGTCAAATTTATACTCAGCCTACAGCAATCCTCCAAATGGCTGGAACCGAGGGGACTTAGAATAGGGGTAGCCGACGAGAAACAGGGTATCCTCGGCGTGCGGTTGACGATCATAGCTAACGCCCTTTGA